The proteins below are encoded in one region of Aquisphaera giovannonii:
- a CDS encoding LysR family transcriptional regulator, protein MEARQFRHVLALVECGNFHKAAESLRVTQPALSKSIQGIERELGVRLFDRHGKAVAPTVFGTLAAKAARQVVDAIDGLARAIEQTTALDAGELSVGAGPYAADVWFGQVAGRVLRAHPGLRITLHVEPWEALPEALRSGRIDLSVANSEPVRGRREFRVVEFPSQPGIWVCRAGHPLALREKPGRAALLAYPLIGPHMPESILRWLEAGTRAHPSVLARKIDTTSMTMVKAMIREGDAVSLVHPASVRAELRSGEFATLELDAPPLAFDSGLAWLSDRSLSPAALAFARELLAEVGLDPESHLN, encoded by the coding sequence GTGGAGGCGAGGCAGTTCCGCCATGTGCTGGCGCTGGTCGAATGCGGGAATTTCCATAAGGCGGCCGAATCGCTGCGGGTCACGCAGCCGGCGCTTTCGAAGAGCATCCAGGGGATCGAGCGGGAGCTGGGGGTGCGGCTCTTCGACCGCCACGGCAAGGCCGTGGCCCCGACCGTCTTCGGCACGCTCGCCGCGAAGGCGGCCCGGCAGGTCGTGGACGCCATCGACGGGCTGGCCCGGGCGATCGAGCAGACGACGGCCCTGGACGCCGGCGAGCTGTCGGTGGGCGCCGGCCCGTATGCGGCGGACGTCTGGTTCGGCCAGGTGGCCGGGCGCGTGCTCCGCGCGCACCCGGGCCTCCGGATCACGCTCCACGTCGAGCCCTGGGAGGCCCTGCCCGAGGCGCTGCGGAGCGGCCGCATCGACCTCTCGGTCGCCAATAGCGAGCCGGTGCGGGGACGCCGAGAATTCCGCGTCGTCGAGTTCCCGTCCCAGCCCGGGATCTGGGTGTGCCGCGCCGGCCATCCGCTCGCCCTGCGCGAGAAGCCCGGGCGCGCGGCGCTCCTGGCATACCCCCTGATCGGCCCGCACATGCCCGAGTCGATCCTGCGATGGCTGGAGGCCGGGACGAGGGCCCACCCGTCGGTGCTGGCCCGGAAGATCGACACGACCTCGATGACGATGGTCAAGGCGATGATCCGCGAGGGGGATGCCGTCTCCCTGGTCCATCCGGCCAGCGTCCGCGCGGAGCTCCGCTCCGGCGAATTCGCGACCCTCGAGCTCGACGCGCCGCCGCTGGCCTTCGACTCCGGCCTCGCCTGGCTCTCCGACCGGAGCCTCTCCCCGGCCGCCCTGGCCTTCGCCCGCGAGCTGCTGGCGGAAGTGGGCCTGGACCCAGAGTCCCACCTCAACTGA
- a CDS encoding YybH family protein: MRPLHPRPRAARSRLLLAAGFVAIAWGLPAAASDADGPANEEAAIRAVDEAFVRKFNEGDAKAIAALHTADAEAVEADGARYRGRDLIERSYADTFAAEKGAKIQLDVASIQFLSPTVAKEEGRTIIAPAKGAPVSRFYTVLYVKQDDRWLMASVREESDPQVPPRERIKELEWMVGEWVDDAPDSQSKVTCRFSDDGNFLLRDLTVRRAGKVILSGTQRVAWDPVTGEFRSWEFDSQGGFGEATWSRDGDRWVVKERGVRPEGATASSTRVLTRLRPDIVKWTLSDRVISGQAVPGEVGSMLTRVPPAPSLGGTPTAAPTTTTATPANERGDR, translated from the coding sequence ATGAGACCGCTCCATCCCCGGCCGCGGGCCGCCCGCTCGCGCCTGCTCCTGGCCGCGGGGTTCGTCGCCATCGCGTGGGGCCTGCCGGCCGCCGCGTCGGATGCCGATGGCCCGGCGAACGAGGAGGCCGCCATCCGGGCCGTCGACGAGGCGTTCGTCCGCAAGTTCAACGAGGGCGACGCGAAGGCGATCGCCGCCCTGCACACCGCCGACGCCGAGGCCGTGGAGGCCGACGGCGCCCGGTATCGCGGCCGCGACCTGATCGAGCGCAGCTACGCGGACACCTTCGCGGCCGAGAAGGGCGCGAAGATCCAGCTCGACGTCGCCTCGATCCAGTTCCTCTCGCCGACCGTCGCGAAGGAGGAAGGGCGGACGATCATCGCCCCCGCGAAGGGCGCCCCCGTCTCGCGCTTCTACACGGTGCTCTACGTCAAGCAGGACGACCGCTGGCTCATGGCGAGCGTCCGCGAGGAGTCCGACCCGCAGGTCCCGCCCAGGGAGCGGATCAAGGAGCTCGAATGGATGGTCGGCGAGTGGGTGGACGACGCCCCCGACTCGCAGTCGAAGGTCACCTGCCGGTTCTCCGACGACGGGAACTTCCTGCTCCGCGACCTGACCGTCCGGAGGGCGGGCAAGGTCATCCTCAGCGGCACCCAGCGCGTGGCGTGGGACCCGGTGACGGGCGAGTTCCGCTCCTGGGAGTTCGACTCCCAGGGGGGCTTCGGCGAGGCCACCTGGAGCCGCGACGGCGACCGCTGGGTCGTCAAGGAGCGGGGCGTCCGGCCGGAGGGGGCGACGGCCTCCTCGACCCGCGTGCTGACCCGGCTCCGCCCCGACATTGTGAAGTGGACGCTCTCCGACCGCGTGATCTCCGGCCAGGCCGTGCCGGGCGAGGTCGGCTCCATGCTGACCCGCGTCCCGCCCGCCCCCAGCCTGGGCGGCACGCCGACCGCGGCTCCTACCACGACGACCGCGACTCCTGCGAACGAGAGGGGTGACCGATGA